The genomic region CAGTCCGCCGTTCAGGCCGCCGAGCACGCCGACCTCGATCTCGCGCGGGTTCTTCACCGACGCCTCGACGATGACCTTGGGGTCGTGCGCGCGGGCTTCGGCGATCGCGGCGTCGAGCTCGTCGAGGCTGGTCACCTTGCTGATGCCGAGGCTGGAACCACCGCGGGCCGGCTTCACGAACACCGGGTAGCCGAGCTGGTCGACCGCGGTCCGGCAGGCCTGCGGGTCGCGGGTCCAGTCGCGGTCGCGGATGACGACGTACGGGCCGACCTCGAGGCCGGCGGCGGCGAAGACGACCTTCATGTAGTGCTTGTCCATCCCGACCGCACTGGCCAGCACGCCGGAGCCGACGTAGCGAATGTCGGACATCTCCAGCAGGCCCTGCAGCGTGCCGTCCTCGCCCCACGGGCCGTGCAGCAGCGGGAAGACCACGTCGACCTCGCCGAGCGTGCTCGGTACCTGGTCCGGCTCGGACACGACCAGCTCGCGGTCGGCGCCGAACAGCACCGGCGCCGCGGTCACGTCGACCTCGGGCAGCTTGCCGTCGGTGATCGACAGCCGGTCCGGGTCGGCGCTCTCCAGCACCCAGTGCCCGCTGGTGGTGATGCCGACCGGGACCACGTCGTACTTGTCCCGGTCGATCGCCTGCAGCACGTTCGCCGCGGTGATGCAGGAGATGGCGTGCTCGCTCGACCGGCCACCGAAAACGACGGCGACGCGGGGCTTGCCTTTTTCGTCCCTCGAGAACTCACTCACCGGCTCGACGATAGCGGCACGTCGGTCAGCCGCTGACCGGGGATTGGTAAAGATGTCTTCAGATTGCTGTCAGTAGCGACCGTGCGGCGCGCACCCCCGCGGCAGGTTCCAGCCCAGGACGGCGGTCACCCGGCCGTCGGAGACGTAGTGCGCCAAGAACTTCCCTTCGTCCGGATCGCCCTGGACGACCACCAACCGCGCGTCCGGCGGCACCACGCCGTACACCTGGAGCTTGGCGCCGTACTGGTCGGTCCAGAAGTACGGCACCGGGTCGAACAAGACCTCCTGCCCCAGGATTCGCCGGGCTGCGCACAGCGCCTGCTCGGTCGCGTTGAACCGGCGCTCCAGCCGCAGCGACGTCCCGAAGCGCCGACTGGTCCACCGAGCGACATCACCCGCGGCATGGACGCCGTCAGGCGCCTCATCGCAGAGCACACCATCGCCACACGGCAGTCCGGACGACTCCAGCCACCCGGTCGCAGGCCTGGAGCCGACTGCGACCAGCACAACGTCAGCCTTCAGGACACACCCGTCCGCCAGCTCAACCCCGAGCTGCACAGCCCCAGATCGACCAGCCTCACCTCGCACCCGAGCTGGCGAGCAGCCGCCGCCGTCTCCGACCCCAGGAAGCCGGCCCCACGACGACCACAGACGACGCCTCCAGCAACGACTTCCGCAGCGCCACCGCATCGTCCAGCGTCCGCAGCACATGTACGCCGGCCAGGTGATGCCCATCGCTCAGCTGAACCGGCTGCACGCCAGTGGCGATCACCAGGTGGTCGTACTCGTGCTGCTCCCCGGTCGACAACTCCACCACCCACTCACCGAGATCCATCAGCCCCCGAGCACCAGGTCGATGCCCTGCTCCGAGTACGCCGTACTCGGGCCGAAGCTGGTTCGCTCCACCGGCCAGCTGCCGAGCAGGACCTGTTTCGACAGCGGCGGCCGGTCGTACGGCAGGTGGGGTTCGTCGCCGATCACCGTGATCGCTCCGGTGAACCCCTCGCGGCGCAGCGTCTGGGCGGTCGTGGAGCCCGCGGCTGAGGCTCCGACGACGACAACGCGTTCCATCACTCGCTCAGCAGGATCGCCCGCGCCGGGCAGAGCAGCGCCGCCTCGCGGGTGGCGGCGTACTCGTCGGCCGACGGCGTGCGCCGCAGGATCGCGACCCCGTCCTCGTCCCGCTGGTCGAACACCTCCGGCGCCACCAGCACGCACTGACCGGCCGCGACGCAGCTCTCCTGGTCGATCTCGACGTCCATCAGCTCGCCTCCGCGTCCTCGGCTCGATCCCGCTCGCCCTCGGCTCCGTCCCGGTCCCAGGTCACCGGCAGCGCCGTCACGCCGTACACCAGCGCGTCGTGCTTGAACCGGAGCTGCTCGAACGGCACCGCGAGCCGCAACGTCGGGATCCGCCGGAACAGCCGGGTGTAGACCTCGGCCAGCTCGACCCGGGCAAGCTGTTGCCCCAGGCACTGATGCGGCCCGAACCCAAAGGCCAGGTGGGTCGACGCCTTCCGGGTCAGGTCGATCCGGTCGGGATCCGGGAAGACCGACTCGTCCCGGTTGCCGGCCGACAGCGCAGCGACCAGGTACTCCCCCGCCTTCACCGTCTCCGCGCCGATCGGCAGGTCCTCCAGCACATGCCGGAACAGGCCGAACTGCACCACCGAGAGGTAGCGCAGCATCTCCTCAACGGCGGTCGGCGCGAGCTCGGGGTTGTCCCGCAGCTGCTGCAACTGCTCGGGATTGCGCAGCAGCGCCAGCGTGCTGAGCGCGATCATGTTGGCCGTCGTCTCATGGCCGGCGATCAGCAGCGTGTTGCCGATCGACACCAGCTCCGGCACGGTCAGCGGAGCGCCCTGGTCCTCGGCGCGGGTGATCAGCCGGGACAGCAGGTCGTCAGTCCGCTCGGCCTGCTTGGCCATCACCAGCCGGGCCATGTACTCCTGCAGCTGCTCACTGGTCGCCTGCATCTCCTGCTGCGTTCGGTTCACCGCCAGCAACAGCGCGGACCAGCGCTGGAACTGGTCCCGGTCGCTGTACGGGACGCCGAGCAGCTCGCAAATCACCAGTGACGGGATCGGCAGCGCGAACTGCTCGACCAGATCGACCGGGCCGTCCGACGCCAGCATCGCGTCCAGGTGCTGCTCGATCAGGTCGACGATGCGCGGCCGCAACGCCTGCACCCGCTTCACCGTGAACTCGCTGGTGAGGAGGCGGCGCAGGTGGGCGTGCCGGGCGCCGTCGTTCTGCAGGATCGAGCCGGATTCGACCTCACGCTCCAGGTCCGCCTCGGGCACCGCGTGGGCCGAGGGCGCGGACCGCGAACTCAGCCGCGGGTCGCTGAGCACCTCGCGGACCTCGGCGTACCGGCTGACCACCCAGACGTC from Kribbella flavida DSM 17836 harbors:
- a CDS encoding FAD-dependent oxidoreductase, whose amino-acid sequence is MDLGEWVVELSTGEQHEYDHLVIATGVQPVQLSDGHHLAGVHVLRTLDDAVALRKSLLEASSVVVVGPASWGRRRRRLLASSGAR
- a CDS encoding FAD-dependent oxidoreductase, giving the protein MERVVVVGASAAGSTTAQTLRREGFTGAITVIGDEPHLPYDRPPLSKQVLLGSWPVERTSFGPSTAYSEQGIDLVLGG
- a CDS encoding ferredoxin, producing MDVEIDQESCVAAGQCVLVAPEVFDQRDEDGVAILRRTPSADEYAATREAALLCPARAILLSE
- a CDS encoding cytochrome P450, yielding MTETPARTEPLADFPVTRPSGCPFDPATGYADLLAGEQPAKVSTPLGVDVWVVSRYAEVREVLSDPRLSSRSAPSAHAVPEADLEREVESGSILQNDGARHAHLRRLLTSEFTVKRVQALRPRIVDLIEQHLDAMLASDGPVDLVEQFALPIPSLVICELLGVPYSDRDQFQRWSALLLAVNRTQQEMQATSEQLQEYMARLVMAKQAERTDDLLSRLITRAEDQGAPLTVPELVSIGNTLLIAGHETTANMIALSTLALLRNPEQLQQLRDNPELAPTAVEEMLRYLSVVQFGLFRHVLEDLPIGAETVKAGEYLVAALSAGNRDESVFPDPDRIDLTRKASTHLAFGFGPHQCLGQQLARVELAEVYTRLFRRIPTLRLAVPFEQLRFKHDALVYGVTALPVTWDRDGAEGERDRAEDAEAS
- a CDS encoding oxidoreductase C-terminal domain-containing protein; this translates as MRWRCGSRCWRRRLWSSWGRLPGVGDGGGCSPARVRGEAGRSGAVQLGVELADGCVLKADVVLVAVGSRPATGWLESSGLPCGDGVLCDEAPDGVHAAGDVARWTSRRFGTSLRLERRFNATEQALCAARRILGQEVLFDPVPYFWTDQYGAKLQVYGVVPPDARLVVVQGDPDEGKFLAHYVSDGRVTAVLGWNLPRGCAPHGRY
- a CDS encoding D-alanine--D-alanine ligase family protein, translated to MSEFSRDEKGKPRVAVVFGGRSSEHAISCITAANVLQAIDRDKYDVVPVGITTSGHWVLESADPDRLSITDGKLPEVDVTAAPVLFGADRELVVSEPDQVPSTLGEVDVVFPLLHGPWGEDGTLQGLLEMSDIRYVGSGVLASAVGMDKHYMKVVFAAAGLEVGPYVVIRDRDWTRDPQACRTAVDQLGYPVFVKPARGGSSLGISKVTSLDELDAAIAEARAHDPKVIVEASVKNPREIEVGVLGGLNGGLPQVSVCGEVAVSGGGHDFYDFETKYLPEGEQYTALSVPADLPEQIAAEIRAKALTAFDAIEGEGLARVDFFVDEDGRVLINEINTMPGFTPTSMFPRLWAASGMDYPSLVDHLLTLAQTRPTGLR